ACTGAATCTGGAAATCTCTAAGAATACCATAttgtagaaagaaaataaatctgaGACGGGAGAAACTATCGAGCATCCTTGAGCTTTAAGTTGGAGAAACCGGGTAAGCGTTTGTGGGATTTTGTTGTAAGATTGAACGCACAGATGTCCAGGGATGAACTTTCGAAGTGACAGACCCGATCATGGCGGGTGAAATAGATGGAGTTTGGATTGAAAGTTACAATCCAGTGAACTATGTAAAAGAGCTTTTGGACGTAGATGGTGTGTGGTGTGGTAGAATCAAAGGGCtttcaaacttatttattttctgtatttgTGGGCTTCGATAACAAGAGGGAAACTCAATGCCATGAAGACATATGTGGTACAAAACCAAGTGAGAGAAGTCATGGTTAATATTATTTAGCAAAAATACAAAGTCATggttaaaatctttatttaatttgtttgagaCAAATTGTGGAGAATTAGTTTTCAAGAATCTATTAACCattataaaatgtttcaattttttttttatgtaaatgtctttacttttctttttgttaggCAATGCAACAAATCATGAAATCGAACGTAATGTGTGGTTGGCAGCACCTAAGTTACCGTTGAGTGTTGttgacaaaagagaaaatttaaatttatattaccaTATTCTGAGAGATCATGTTCAATTACACTACCATATTACTCATACTTTTCTTTGTGTCTTCATTAATTTACGgttatatttatgaaattgGTGTTAATGCCAAACATAGTATATTCACGTGATAGACCATTTTGTTACCATGTCATTGGTAAGAAATAACAGTTAAATTTCGTTATCGTTCCAACTAATATCAAAGTAATAACTAATTCGAGATTTCATATATAGAACCTAACAACTGTTGTTTGAAAGAGTTATTTTTAGAAGTCCAACAAATCGAAACCATGTATATATGTGCACATGTCTTTGAATGTAAAACGCAAGCCAATCTCGAGCAGAAAAGTTacaaactaaagaagaagatgaagcttcAAATTCTATTGCTTGCTTTGGTTTTAATCGCTGTTGAAGCGAATGCAGTCAAGCAAGGGATAAACGCAACGATCCCAGCGCTAATAGTTTTTGGAGATTCAATAATGGATACAGGAAATAACAATAATCTTCCGACTCTTCTTAAATGTAACTTTCCTCCATATGGTAAAGATTATCCTGGAGGCGACGCCACTGGAAGATTTTCTGATGGAAGAGTTCCTTCTGATCTTATTGGTAACTATTTGaattaacttttatatttttcaaaattataaatcatatctatttatatatataatctgatAAATAtgttatcaaatatttcaGCGGAAAAGTTGGGATTGGCTAAGACATTACCAGCATATATGAATTCATATTTGAAGCCTGAGGATCTTCTTAAAGGTGTAACATTTGCATCTCGAGGAACTGGTTATGATCCATTGACAGCAAAAATTATGGTACCATATATCTTATGTTTTTCCATCACGACTGTTAGTTGTTTTTATGGGTGATTCctttttgttacatttatgtttatttttgtagtcAGTGATATCGGTATGGGATCAACtcatatatttcaaagaatatatatcaaagatcAAGAGGCATTTCGGAGAAGAAAAAGCCAAAGATATCTTGGAACatagtttctttcttgtggTGTCTAGTAGCAATGACCTTGCTCACACTTATTTAGCTCAAGCTCATAGATATGACCGTACCTCTTATGCCAATTTCTTGGCTGACTCTGCTGTCCATTTCGTGAGAGTAAGTATTTTATTCgtagttatatataataatacataaactaatcaataatatattgttatatCCACTAACTATTTTATCTTATCTATAACTGATAATTAGGAATTACATAAGCTTGGAGCTCGAAAAATTGGAGTGTTTAGTGCAGTCCCCGTTGGTTGTGTTCCATTACAAAGAACAGTTTTTGGAGGTTTTTTTACAAGAGGATGTAATGAACCTCTAAACAACATGGCAAAACAATTCAACGCAAGACTTTCTCCAGCATTAGATTCTTTA
This sequence is a window from Arabidopsis thaliana chromosome 1 sequence. Protein-coding genes within it:
- a CDS encoding GDSL-like lipase/acylhydrolase superfamily protein (RXW8; FUNCTIONS IN: hydrolase activity, acting on ester bonds, lipase activity; INVOLVED IN: lipid metabolic process; LOCATED IN: endomembrane system; CONTAINS InterPro DOMAIN/s: Lipase, GDSL, active site (InterPro:IPR008265), Lipase, GDSL (InterPro:IPR001087); BEST Arabidopsis thaliana protein match is: GDSL-like Lipase/Acylhydrolase superfamily protein (TAIR:AT1G59406.1); Has 3216 Blast hits to 3174 proteins in 135 species: Archae - 0; Bacteria - 157; Metazoa - 0; Fungi - 2; Plants - 3048; Viruses - 0; Other Eukaryotes - 9 (source: NCBI BLink).) — translated: MKLQILLLALVLIAVEANAVKQGINATIPALIVFGDSIMDTGNNNNLPTLLKCNFPPYGKDYPGGDATGRFSDGRVPSDLIAEKLGLAKTLPAYMNSYLKPEDLLKGVTFASRGTGYDPLTAKIMSVISVWDQLIYFKEYISKIKRHFGEEKAKDILEHSFFLVVSSSNDLAHTYLAQAHRYDRTSYANFLADSAVHFVRELHKLGARKIGVFSAVPVGCVPLQRTVFGGFFTRGCNEPLNNMAKQFNARLSPALDSLDKELDGVILYINVYDTLFDMIQHPKKYGCCGKGLLTISYLCNSLNPFTCSNSSSYIFWDSYHPSERAYQVIVDNLLDKYLSKVY